Proteins encoded by one window of Roseibium sp. Sym1:
- a CDS encoding TolC family outer membrane protein, which translates to MTTLLAPTRLKQFARARLVGLLAGASVISLSIAGSPAFGTSLEEAMAAAYAINPGLKAERSKYQATKQGVWTARSEFLPTVTGSYLGEQNAFKTRSGISDRAFFHELGISMSQTVFQGFAGVNRLNQAHEEANSGRNQLIGVEQTLLFNTADAYLRICRDRSIVARLTDYTNVVQREVSAARARYKSGDATRTDIEQALARLAEAQGNKDQAVGDLEASEALYERLTGQKPGKLGWPGIPRSIEPAGLEDAISVAYQNNPSIRAATADARAARYAARAAVGDMLPRVSLESEWENGYRGNFGNRDEEDFRFGVRVTAPFFTGGRNIASVKRARYTASQTEYELDDTQQIIRENVVRAMKQRAASRLRAKAGKRAIEANRRAVKGLQVEFDSGQRSLLDVLDGERELLLSQVDYLRARYDARIADFFLLANIGRLAPQHFSIIEERPNPVARIMPEFNTWDLRLGPTENDPFQSAVADVAITDPVVVIETQPLPPIK; encoded by the coding sequence ATGACGACCCTCCTTGCTCCAACCAGACTGAAGCAGTTTGCCCGGGCCCGCCTTGTCGGCCTTCTGGCGGGGGCTTCCGTGATCAGTTTGAGCATTGCCGGGAGCCCGGCATTCGGAACGTCCCTGGAAGAGGCCATGGCGGCCGCCTATGCGATCAATCCGGGGCTCAAGGCGGAACGGTCCAAGTACCAGGCAACCAAACAGGGTGTGTGGACAGCCAGGTCCGAATTCCTGCCGACCGTAACGGGTTCGTATCTGGGCGAACAAAACGCCTTCAAGACCCGCAGCGGTATTAGCGACCGCGCGTTCTTCCATGAACTCGGGATTTCCATGTCCCAGACCGTGTTTCAGGGTTTCGCGGGCGTCAACCGCCTGAACCAGGCACACGAGGAAGCGAATTCCGGCCGCAACCAGCTGATCGGCGTGGAACAAACCCTGCTGTTCAACACGGCAGACGCCTACCTGCGCATCTGCAGGGACAGGTCGATCGTTGCCCGCCTGACGGACTATACCAACGTGGTTCAACGCGAAGTCAGCGCGGCACGCGCCCGCTACAAGTCCGGCGATGCCACCCGCACCGATATCGAGCAGGCGCTCGCCCGTCTGGCCGAAGCGCAGGGCAACAAGGATCAGGCTGTCGGCGACCTCGAGGCCTCGGAAGCCCTCTATGAACGCCTGACCGGTCAGAAACCGGGCAAGCTTGGTTGGCCCGGCATTCCAAGATCGATCGAGCCGGCCGGTCTCGAAGACGCCATAAGCGTGGCCTACCAGAACAACCCGTCCATTCGCGCCGCCACCGCGGATGCCCGCGCCGCCCGTTATGCGGCGCGCGCCGCTGTCGGTGACATGCTGCCAAGGGTGTCGCTGGAAAGCGAATGGGAAAACGGCTACCGGGGCAATTTCGGCAACCGCGACGAAGAGGATTTCCGCTTCGGTGTCCGGGTCACCGCGCCGTTTTTCACCGGCGGGCGCAACATCGCCTCCGTCAAGCGTGCCAGGTACACCGCCTCGCAGACGGAATATGAACTTGACGACACCCAGCAGATCATCCGCGAGAACGTCGTGCGGGCGATGAAGCAACGCGCCGCCTCAAGGCTGCGCGCCAAGGCCGGCAAGCGCGCCATCGAGGCCAACCGGCGTGCGGTCAAGGGCCTGCAGGTGGAGTTCGACAGTGGCCAGCGCTCGCTGCTCGACGTGCTCGACGGTGAGCGGGAACTGCTGTTGAGTCAGGTCGACTACCTGCGCGCCCGGTATGATGCCCGTATCGCCGACTTCTTCCTTCTGGCCAATATCGGCCGGCTTGCACCCCAGCATTTCTCGATTATCGAGGAACGGCCGAATCCTGTTGCCCGCATCATGCCGGAATTCAACACCTGGGATCTGCGCCTTGGCCCGACGGAAAACGATCCGTTCCAGTCAGCCGTGGCAGACGTCGCGATCACCGACCCTGTCGTGGTGATCGAAACCCAGCCGCTGCCCCCGATCAAGTAA
- a CDS encoding putative bifunctional diguanylate cyclase/phosphodiesterase produces MVWLVWSCLVGASSIWAAHVVALSARELPVDTGFRLQATLLALAVTFIGMFAGFALSTKRNIRLAPEFGGIVFGLTLVSMGLATSMAQAGAPTAGALPSVSLWSLLLGACLGAIALSFVPQLRAPRALASATAFLFLATMTLHLSVPAPIAPAAQVGSQQSPLSLSDGQMMMVALVICAMAVLFAATGCLLDRQRKLAARRAYSHLSLQDSLTHLPNRHYVQKIATELLERADHQGNACAVVLISLDQFKAINDLHGYRVGDTVLCSMAKTLTDNLGDTVFISRFYGDEFLVINPELETIDEAVEFARLVRSLARRPIQWHSYRLSIRSSIGLAVFPRDGNDLTKLVQRANLAAKQAKSIGGNLIQPYVTGMEEANRWEAGLASDLRNATLENQLSLVFQKQNLARTGDLIGYEALVRWRHAERGPIAPEDFIPIAERSGIILDIGNWVLEAACCEAVTWAAPVTLSVNASPLQFSRSDFVGLVSTVLVRTGFPADRLEIELTESTPIEDHERVHETILSLRKMGVRVAMDDFGKGYSSLNTLQAFPFDKIKVDRAFTRSLETDPHARAILRSAILLGHSFGIPVIAEGVETERQLQFLQEAGCQQVQGFLFGKHLLPSQIKKKQSRLRQTGT; encoded by the coding sequence TTGGTATGGCTGGTCTGGTCCTGCCTGGTTGGTGCATCGTCAATATGGGCAGCCCATGTGGTTGCGCTCAGCGCACGCGAACTGCCGGTCGACACCGGCTTTCGGCTGCAGGCCACGCTGCTTGCCCTTGCCGTCACCTTCATCGGCATGTTTGCCGGATTTGCCCTGTCCACGAAACGCAATATCCGGCTGGCTCCCGAGTTCGGCGGGATTGTGTTCGGTCTCACCCTGGTGTCCATGGGCTTGGCGACATCGATGGCCCAGGCAGGGGCTCCGACGGCTGGCGCCCTGCCTTCTGTCAGCCTTTGGTCGCTGCTTCTCGGGGCCTGCCTGGGGGCGATCGCCCTAAGCTTCGTGCCGCAATTGCGCGCGCCGCGCGCCCTGGCCAGCGCAACCGCGTTTCTGTTTCTTGCAACAATGACACTGCACCTGTCGGTACCGGCTCCGATTGCTCCCGCCGCCCAGGTCGGCTCCCAGCAAAGCCCGCTCTCGCTGTCCGACGGCCAGATGATGATGGTCGCTCTGGTCATTTGCGCGATGGCCGTCCTGTTCGCCGCCACAGGCTGCCTGCTCGACCGCCAAAGGAAGCTTGCGGCGCGACGGGCCTACAGTCATCTGTCGTTGCAGGACTCCCTGACACACCTGCCCAATCGCCACTATGTGCAGAAGATTGCCACCGAACTTCTGGAAAGGGCCGACCACCAGGGCAACGCCTGTGCCGTCGTGTTGATCAGTCTCGATCAGTTCAAGGCCATCAACGACCTGCATGGCTACAGGGTCGGCGACACGGTTCTGTGCAGCATGGCGAAGACGCTGACGGACAATCTCGGCGACACGGTGTTTATTTCCCGGTTCTACGGCGATGAATTCCTGGTCATCAATCCGGAACTCGAGACCATCGACGAGGCAGTCGAATTCGCGCGCCTGGTGCGTTCACTCGCCCGCCGTCCGATCCAGTGGCATTCCTATCGCCTTTCGATCCGCTCCAGCATCGGACTTGCGGTTTTCCCAAGGGACGGCAACGACCTGACCAAGCTTGTGCAACGGGCAAATCTGGCGGCCAAGCAGGCAAAGTCGATCGGCGGGAACCTCATCCAGCCCTATGTCACCGGTATGGAGGAAGCCAACCGCTGGGAAGCCGGCCTGGCTTCCGACCTGCGCAATGCCACCCTGGAAAACCAGCTCAGCCTGGTGTTTCAGAAACAGAACCTTGCCAGGACAGGCGACCTCATCGGCTACGAGGCACTGGTACGCTGGCGGCATGCGGAAAGAGGACCGATCGCACCGGAGGACTTCATTCCTATTGCGGAACGGTCGGGTATCATTCTCGATATCGGCAATTGGGTTCTGGAAGCCGCCTGTTGCGAGGCCGTGACATGGGCCGCACCGGTAACGCTGTCCGTGAATGCCTCGCCCCTGCAGTTTTCGCGCAGCGACTTTGTCGGTCTGGTTTCGACCGTTCTCGTCCGGACGGGTTTCCCGGCCGACCGGCTCGAGATTGAACTTACGGAATCAACACCGATCGAGGACCACGAACGGGTGCACGAGACGATCCTGTCGCTGCGCAAGATGGGCGTGCGGGTTGCCATGGACGATTTCGGCAAGGGGTATTCCTCGCTGAACACGCTCCAGGCCTTTCCTTTCGACAAGATAAAGGTCGACAGGGCCTTCACCCGGTCTCTGGAGACCGACCCGCACGCAAGGGCGATCCTGCGATCCGCCATCCTGCTTGGCCACAGTTTCGGTATTCCCGTCATCGCCGAAGGTGTCGAGACGGAGCGCCAGTTGCAATTCCTGCAAGAGGCAGGGTGTCAGCAGGTTCAGGGGTTCTTGTTCGGAAAACATTTGCTTCCATCACAAATAAAAAAGAAACAATCCAGGTTGAGGCAAACCGGAACCTGA
- a CDS encoding GntR family transcriptional regulator produces MNAKNQALSVLYRNMCGGWCRQGKGFDKILKELLSIRHIFCSQNMSAASERLSFGAVKTGADCAKKKRAGQCNLHIYTSGDWVHPAMSSKAKSTRVDNAYDRLKSEILRGDLPPGFQAPEPDIANRLGMSRTPVREALIRLEADGLVNLVPRRGAKVLPISRRDICEIYQILSALEALAGRLAAAEKGGGNTFDGVRELLNRSDEALKGGDIEAWAVLDDRFHRWVAGVSGNTRLDTEIAGFLDQVYRANNVLLRLNKAPASNAGDHLRLVDAIEAGDEDAAAEIARGHRLTGLARMKDLLDSCGLSQV; encoded by the coding sequence ATGAATGCGAAAAATCAAGCCCTGTCAGTGCTTTATCGGAACATGTGCGGTGGATGGTGCCGTCAGGGAAAGGGTTTTGATAAAATTCTAAAGGAATTGTTATCGATAAGGCATATATTTTGCTCACAAAACATGTCGGCCGCGTCGGAGCGTTTGTCTTTCGGCGCAGTAAAAACAGGTGCCGACTGCGCTAAAAAAAAGCGTGCGGGACAATGCAATCTGCATATTTACACATCAGGAGACTGGGTGCATCCCGCGATGTCATCGAAAGCAAAATCCACACGCGTCGACAACGCTTATGACCGTTTGAAATCAGAAATCCTCAGGGGGGACCTGCCGCCCGGTTTCCAGGCGCCGGAGCCGGATATCGCCAATCGGCTCGGCATGAGCCGGACACCCGTGCGTGAGGCGCTGATCCGTCTCGAGGCCGACGGGCTGGTCAATCTGGTTCCGCGGCGCGGCGCCAAGGTTCTGCCCATTTCCCGTCGGGATATTTGCGAGATCTATCAGATCCTGTCGGCGCTCGAAGCGCTGGCCGGGCGCCTGGCAGCGGCGGAAAAGGGCGGAGGGAACACCTTTGACGGTGTCCGCGAGCTCCTGAATCGCTCCGACGAAGCCTTGAAGGGCGGCGACATCGAAGCCTGGGCGGTACTCGACGACCGCTTTCACAGATGGGTGGCCGGTGTCAGTGGCAATACCCGCCTTGATACGGAAATCGCCGGATTCCTGGATCAGGTCTACAGGGCCAACAATGTGCTGCTGCGCCTGAACAAGGCGCCGGCCTCCAATGCCGGCGATCATCTCAGGCTCGTCGATGCAATTGAAGCCGGCGACGAGGATGCCGCGGCCGAGATCGCAAGGGGGCATCGCCTGACGGGTCTCGCCCGTATGAAAGACCTGCTTGATAGCTGCGGCCTGTCCCAGGTCTGA
- a CDS encoding LacI family DNA-binding transcriptional regulator codes for MNLKELSQRLNLSQTTVSRALNGYPEVSEETRRRVTEMAEKLGYAPNSQARRLATGRAMAIGHVIPRSIHEMMNPIFLEFIAGAGETYSRHGYDMILSVVDDAHEEEAYRQIASRKKADGVIINGPVNDEHRHRLLKELNLPFVVHGRIPGAEKETSWIDMNNRRAFERATNLLLDLGHTRIALLNGLEHMDFAHRRRKGFEEALAARGLTADPELMRSADMTEPFGCDNAMEMLASDNPPTAFLVSSMITAIGVARAVGQCGLRTGKDISIITHDDALSFLPNSGEVPIFTCTRSSVHYAGRKAAELLLDMISNPAAKPTSLHLDAELIVGQSTGPAPA; via the coding sequence ATCCGGAAGTCAGCGAGGAAACCCGCAGGCGCGTCACCGAGATGGCCGAGAAGCTCGGTTACGCGCCGAACAGCCAGGCCAGGCGGCTGGCCACGGGCCGCGCCATGGCCATAGGACATGTCATACCCCGCTCAATCCACGAGATGATGAACCCGATCTTCCTGGAGTTCATCGCCGGCGCCGGCGAGACCTATTCCAGGCACGGCTACGACATGATCCTTTCGGTGGTCGACGATGCTCATGAAGAAGAAGCCTACCGGCAGATCGCATCGCGCAAGAAGGCCGACGGCGTGATCATTAACGGCCCGGTCAACGACGAACACCGGCACCGGCTGCTGAAGGAGCTGAACCTGCCCTTTGTCGTTCACGGGCGCATACCGGGCGCCGAGAAGGAAACCTCCTGGATCGACATGAACAACCGCCGGGCCTTCGAACGCGCAACCAATCTGCTGCTCGACCTCGGCCACACCCGGATCGCTCTCCTGAACGGCCTGGAACACATGGATTTTGCCCACCGCCGCCGGAAAGGCTTCGAGGAAGCGCTCGCCGCACGCGGCCTGACCGCCGACCCGGAGCTGATGCGCAGCGCCGACATGACCGAACCCTTTGGCTGCGACAACGCCATGGAGATGCTGGCGAGTGACAACCCTCCCACCGCGTTTCTGGTGTCGTCAATGATAACGGCGATTGGCGTTGCGCGTGCCGTGGGCCAGTGCGGTCTCCGGACCGGCAAGGACATCTCGATCATCACCCATGACGATGCGCTGTCCTTCCTGCCGAACAGCGGTGAAGTGCCAATCTTCACCTGCACCCGGTCATCGGTGCATTACGCCGGTCGAAAGGCGGCCGAACTCCTGCTCGACATGATTTCCAATCCGGCCGCCAAGCCGACATCCCTGCATCTCGACGCCGAATTGATCGTTGGACAATCCACCGGCCCGGCGCCCGCCTGA